The genomic DNA TGTATCTTCTATACCGAGGTGTTTGCATCGCAGGCAAGCCAGCTCCCACACGGCCTTTATTCTACCTAGGAGTCAGGTGTACTTGCGCTGGTCCGGCGCGGGCGGGAAGTACTGATACAACCAGGTTTCACTCAAGGTGCGGTCCTGGGTGCGGATAAACAGCCGCAGCTCTACCGGCTCCACGCTGTCGCTGGTCGGGTACCAGTCGAACAGGATGCGGTAGCCCTTGATGTTGTCGAGCACCAGCACGCTGAAATCCTTCACTTCACCGTGGGAGCAGGTCACCACCGGTTCAATCCCGGTGCCGGCCGGCAAACGGTCGAGACCGCCGCCCTTGAAGTCCACGGCAAAACGTCGTGCCCAGACTTCCGGGTAGTGCTCGCCCGGCGCCCACCCTTCGGTAAAGCCGCCCATGCCTGAGCGGGTGGCGTCCACTTGCGCCAGCGGCGTGCTCACCGGCGGCAGGGCGCTCCAGTAGAGCTTGTAGCCGTAGTTCAGCGAATCACCTGCGGCCACCGGCTTTTTCGGGGTCCAGAAGGCCACGATGTTGTCGAGGGTTTCGCCGGTGGTGGGAATTTCCAGCAGGTCGATCGAGCCTTCGCCCCATGCGGTGGTCGGTTCGACCCACAGGCTCGGGCGCTTGCTGTACCAGTCCACGGTGTCCTGGTAGCTGGCGAACTCATGATCGGTCTGCACCAGGCCGAAACCTTTCGGGTCTTTGTCGGCAAATGCGTTGAATTGCAATTTGGCCGGGTTGTTCAGCGGTCGGCAGATCCACTCGCCATTGCCGCGCCACATCGCCAGGCGGTCCGAGTCGTGGATTTGCGGGTGGATGGTGTCGCACATGCGGCGCTCATGGGTGCCGCAGCTGAACATGCTGGTCATCGGTGCGATGCCCAGTTGCTCGATGGTGGTGCGCGCATTGATATGCGCGTCGATGGCCATCACCACCTGGCTGGCCTGGCAGTCGATGTCGAAGCGGTACGCGCCGGTGGCGCTCGGCGAGTCGAGCAGGGCATAGACCACAAAGCGCGTCGCGTCCTTGTCCGGGGTTTCGAACCAGAACTGCGTGAAGTCGGGGAATTCCTCGCGTTTTTTCGCGTAGGTGTCGATGGCCAGGCCGCGGGCGGACAGGCCGTACTGGCCGGTGGAATCCACTGCGCGGAAGTAGCTGGCGCCGAGAAACGACAGCACGTCGTGGCGGTCCAGTTCCGGCGCCTTGAACAGCTTGAAACCGGAGAAACCCAGGTCGCCCGTCAATTGCTGGGTGTCCACTGTGGTTTTGGCGTAGTTGAACAACGAAGGGCGGAAATGCACCTCGCGCGCTTCACGGGTCTTGGGGTCGACGCTGTGCATGCGCACCGGTGTCTTGAAACCCATGCCGACGTGGAAGAATTGCACGTCGAGTTGGCCGTTCAGCTCCTTCCACAGCGAATGGTTGCCGTCGTAGCCGATGGCGTTGAAATTCTGCGGGGTCATGGTCGCCAGGGTCGGCGGCAGCACCTGTTTGGTGTCTTTATAAGCCGTCCCGGCCAGTTGTTTGGCCTGGGCTTTGAGCGATTCAAAATCAAAGGCAACGGCCTTGCCGTCGGCGGCACGGTTGCCGGCCCAGGCGTGCGCAGCGAGCAGGCCGCTGGCCGATAAACCGGTATAGGCCGCAATGGCCATGGACGCTTTGAGCAAATTCCTGCGGTGCATAGAGACAACCTGTCGTGAGCAAATCCCGCGCCCTTCCTGGCACGTAGCGGATCAGAAATTACGGTTCGGACATGCCTTCGGCCAAACGCAACGGACAATAAACAGACGCCGGATAGCTTAAGCGGTTCGATGGTGTAGGAAAAATGATTGATAGCGGGGTGATGGCGTTGCATATGAAACAAAGCATTTCCGCCACAGGTCCATTTTTCGCCTTGGCGTTACATTCGGAAGCACTCTAGATCGAAGCTTTTTGGCACTTGGTTTTACGCTGGGGGCCTATTGCTCCACACGAACCCAAATGCCTGGAGGTTGCGAATGAATACCCGTGGATTGCTCGATCAGTTGCTCAAGTCTGGCCAGGACATGCTGCAAAAGAAAGCGGGCGGCCAGCCCGCGCAGGGTGATAACGGCGCCCTCGGCGGGTTGCTCGGTAGCGGCGGGCTGGGCAGCTTGCTCGGCGGCGCCGGTGGCGGGGCGCTTGCGGCGGGCGCCATGGGGCTGCTGATGGGCAACAAAAAAGCCCGCAAATTCGGCGGCAAGGCCCTGACCTATGGCGGCCTGGCGGCGCTGGGTGTGATTGCCTACAAAGCCTACGGCAACTGGCAGGCGCAGCAGGCCAGCGCACCCAGGGGCGAGCCGCAAACCCTCGACCGACTGCCGCCGGCGCAAGTCGAGCAACACAGCCAGGGCATTCTCAAGGCGCTGGTGGCCGCCGCCAAAGCGGACGGCCATGTGGACGAGCGTGAACGCGCGCTGATCGAAGGCGAATTCACCAAGCTCGATAGCGACCGCGAATTGCAAAGCTGGCTGCATGCCGAACTCAACAAGCCCCTCGACCCCGCCGATGTCGCCCGCGCCGCTGCGTCCCCGGAAATGGCCGCCGAGATGTACATCGCCAGTGTGATGCTGGTGGACGAGGAGAACTTTATGGAAAAGGCGTATCTGGATGAACTTGCCCGCCAGCTCAAGCTGGAGCCGGGTTTGAAAGTCGAATTGGAAAAGCAGGTGCGTCAGGCGGTGCTCTAAGGATCATTCACAGGGGGGGCGGTCGGAGTGGTGGTTGCTGACCTGAATGGAGGCCCCCACGGCTCGGCCAGTGACAGTGTCATGAGATAACGCTCTTCCAGCGGGTACCGGTCGTCCCTGAATCGTCCAACTACCAGCATCACTTGATATTTGTTGCCCGCTCGCCAATAGGAGGTGCCACCCAGGTTCACATTGCGCAACCGGGCACGCCATTCAGGGGTGTCTGCCAGGGGAGGGTCGGACTCGACTCGGATGGGGGCCCAGCCAGCCTTGCGCCACTGGTCTTGCAGGTCCAGTGCGATCTTGAGTGTTTCATCGAGCAATAGCGGCTCGACTTGGGGGGACATGCGGATACTGCCGACTCGCTCATCCTCAAACATCACTGTGAAGAAGCGGGCCAGTGGGGTTACGAATCCATATTGAGAGTCTATAAAACGAAGGCGGGCATCCGACGTCGGGAGTCTTCCCCAAACATGTCCAGGGATCGCCGGGCCAATGGATGCGCTTGAACGCTGCCGCATATCCTCCCAAGGCTCGCCGAGCATTAATGCTATTTCTGGTTCATCGGCGCCGAGGTATAGCGCTATCCAGATAATCAGTGCGGCAACAAACAGCCCAATCAAGTTGCGCCGTCGAATCAGGGACGGGTTCATGGAGGCCCCCACGGCCCGGCCAGTGACAGTGTCATGAGATAACGCTCTTCCAGCGGGTACCGGTCGTCCCTGAATCGTCCCACTACCAGCATCACTTGATATTTGTTGCCCGCTCGCCAATAGGAGGTGCCACCCAGGTTCACATTGCGCAACCGGGCACGCCATTCAGGGGTGTCTGCCAGGGAAGGGTCGGACTCGACTCGGATAGGGTCCCAGCCAGCCTTGCGCCACTGGTCTTGCAGGTCCAGTGCGATCTTGAGTGTTTCATCGAGCAATAGCGGCTCGACTTGGGGGGACATGCGGATACTGCCGACTCGCTCATCGTCGAAACCTATCGTGAAAAAACGGGCCAAAGGGGTAGTGAATCCATATTGAGGGTCTGCCAGGCGAAGTCTGGCATCGGATTTGGGAGTCCTGA from Pseudomonas tolaasii NCPPB 2192 includes the following:
- a CDS encoding tellurite resistance TerB family protein; this encodes MNTRGLLDQLLKSGQDMLQKKAGGQPAQGDNGALGGLLGSGGLGSLLGGAGGGALAAGAMGLLMGNKKARKFGGKALTYGGLAALGVIAYKAYGNWQAQQASAPRGEPQTLDRLPPAQVEQHSQGILKALVAAAKADGHVDERERALIEGEFTKLDSDRELQSWLHAELNKPLDPADVARAAASPEMAAEMYIASVMLVDEENFMEKAYLDELARQLKLEPGLKVELEKQVRQAVL
- a CDS encoding glucan biosynthesis protein D; this encodes MHRRNLLKASMAIAAYTGLSASGLLAAHAWAGNRAADGKAVAFDFESLKAQAKQLAGTAYKDTKQVLPPTLATMTPQNFNAIGYDGNHSLWKELNGQLDVQFFHVGMGFKTPVRMHSVDPKTREAREVHFRPSLFNYAKTTVDTQQLTGDLGFSGFKLFKAPELDRHDVLSFLGASYFRAVDSTGQYGLSARGLAIDTYAKKREEFPDFTQFWFETPDKDATRFVVYALLDSPSATGAYRFDIDCQASQVVMAIDAHINARTTIEQLGIAPMTSMFSCGTHERRMCDTIHPQIHDSDRLAMWRGNGEWICRPLNNPAKLQFNAFADKDPKGFGLVQTDHEFASYQDTVDWYSKRPSLWVEPTTAWGEGSIDLLEIPTTGETLDNIVAFWTPKKPVAAGDSLNYGYKLYWSALPPVSTPLAQVDATRSGMGGFTEGWAPGEHYPEVWARRFAVDFKGGGLDRLPAGTGIEPVVTCSHGEVKDFSVLVLDNIKGYRILFDWYPTSDSVEPVELRLFIRTQDRTLSETWLYQYFPPAPDQRKYT